AAATCCGTGTTCGTAGATATTTACGATTTCGTCCCAGTCGACAAGATCGTGGAAGTGTTCTTTGAAATCTTCATTGGTTTGGAAATAATTGCCCTTGATCATAATATGCCTCGGTGTTCTCGTTAAGATTAACATTCGTAGTAAGATTAAGCGATAAAATTTTATTCTTTCGTGAAAGTTTATTGGGTGAAAAAACTAAAGGTAGACCGACTGGTATACGCGAAATTCAGGCCTTTAGGGATAATCTTCAGCCTAAGACAGATTCCCCCGATTACTGAAAAATCCGGGAACGGAACTTTAAAAAAATACTTATGGAAAAAGAATGATGAGAACGGATAAGTTGCTAAGATTCGGATTTTGATGGGGATAGTCCGAATTTTGGAGGATTTATGTTCAAACGAATTATATTCATTTCATGCCTTACGGCACTAGGATTTTGTTCTACAACACCTTCTTCGGAACAGCCGGTAAAGGCGAGCGTAGAAGGTAAAGCAGTCGAATACAAGTTAGATGGTAAAACTTACGAAGGTTTTCTTGCTGTGGACAAGTCGATTACAGGAAAACGTCCGGGAATTTTAGTGATTCATGAGTGGTGGGGATTGTCCGGCTACACAAAACAAAGAGCGAAACAGCTTGCCGATTTGGGTTATGTTGCCTTCGCAATGGATGTTTACGGAAAAGGTGTTGTGACGGAAGATCATAACGAAGCAGGGAAACTTTCCGCTGCGAACAGAGATCCGAAAGCATTTTTGAAAAAAATATATAAGGCTTTGGAAATTCTAAAAGCAGATCCGAACGTAGATCCGAATCAAATCGGTGCGATCGGATATTGTTTCGGAGGAAAAGGGGTTTTGGAACTGGCATTTGACGGTGCAAACCTAAAAGGCGGAGTCGTATCATTTCATGGAATGTTGCCGCGTCCCAATTTAGGAAAAGGATCGAAACCGGTTAAGTCTAAAATTTTAGTACACCATGGCGGAGATGATCCTTTCATTTCGAAAGAAGTCGTCGCCGAATTTACAAAGAATTTAACAGATGCTAAAGTTCCATTCAGCTTTGTTTCTCATCCAGGCGCGGTTCACGGATTCACAAGACCGGGTTCCGAAAAACACGGAATTCCCGGAATTGCTTACAATGCGAAAGCGGACTATGCTTCTTTTGAAAGTATGAAAGCTTTTTTCGCAGAAAATTTCAAATAGACGATCGGTAAGACGAATAGAGTCAAAATACTTGCTGAGATCAACCCACCGATCACAACGGTAGCAAGAGGTCTTTGGACCTCTGCTCCCGGAGTGGTGCTGATCGCCATTGGCAAAAAACCTATAGAAGCAAGCAGTGCCGTAGTTAAAACAGGACGTAATCTTTGTTTTGCGGCATGAATCACCGCATCCTTTAAACTCTCTCCTTTTACTTCCAGCTCTCTTATAAAAGTAATCAATACCAAACCGTTTAATACGGCGATTCCGAAAAGTGCGATGAATCCTACACCTGCAGAAATACTGAAAGGCATCCCTCTGAGAAACAGGGCAAAGATTCCTCCTGTAATTGCAAAAGGAACATTTAAAAAAATAATCAATGCCGGTTTCCAATTTTGAAATGCCAAATACAAAATCAGTAAAATTACAAACAGAGTGATCGGAACCACTACCATTAACGTTTGTGAAGCGGATTCGAATTTTTGAAATTCTCCTCCTAGTGCATAACGGTAACCTGCCGGAAAAATAATCTTTTCATTAATCTTTTTTTCAACGTGTCTGACGGTACTTACCATATCATTACCGCGAATATTGAATTGAACGAGTGCCATACGAATTTGATTCTCATGATTGATCTGA
The nucleotide sequence above comes from Leptospira kobayashii. Encoded proteins:
- a CDS encoding dienelactone hydrolase family protein, giving the protein MFKRIIFISCLTALGFCSTTPSSEQPVKASVEGKAVEYKLDGKTYEGFLAVDKSITGKRPGILVIHEWWGLSGYTKQRAKQLADLGYVAFAMDVYGKGVVTEDHNEAGKLSAANRDPKAFLKKIYKALEILKADPNVDPNQIGAIGYCFGGKGVLELAFDGANLKGGVVSFHGMLPRPNLGKGSKPVKSKILVHHGGDDPFISKEVVAEFTKNLTDAKVPFSFVSHPGAVHGFTRPGSEKHGIPGIAYNAKADYASFESMKAFFAENFK